Proteins encoded by one window of Vigna radiata var. radiata cultivar VC1973A chromosome 5, Vradiata_ver6, whole genome shotgun sequence:
- the LOC106761128 gene encoding chromatin-remodeling complex subunit ies6 isoform X1 produces MLMKGKMEAEVVDAELVLPSYLSFKKVQMYEKYPKGQARGRHWKHLKQIIQAENYQNYPPDEPNYVNIESPPSMHPCKKICDITGFEAPYHDPRTNLRYANTEVFKIIRSLPNEYVQRYLALRNAAIVLK; encoded by the exons ATGCTAATGAAGGGTAAAATGGAGGCAGAGGTGGTGGATGCAGAGCTTGTGCTGCCAAGCTATCTTAGTTTTAAGAAAGTTCAAATGTACGAGAAATATCCTAAAGGCCAAGCCAGAGGCAGGCACTGGAAACATCTGAAGCAGATAATTCAAGCTGAGAATTACCAGAACTACCCTCCTGATGAACCCAATT ATGTCAATATTGAGTCACCTCCTTCTATGCATCCCTGCAAGAAAATTTGTGATATTACTGGCTTTGAG GCACCTTACCATGATCCTAGAACTAATCTTCGGTACGCAAATACTGaggttttcaaaatcatcaGATCTCTTCCTAATGAGTATGTTCAAAGATACCTGGCTCTAAGGAACGCAGCAATCGTTCTTAAGTAG
- the LOC106761128 gene encoding chromatin-remodeling complex subunit ies6 isoform X2, with amino-acid sequence MEAEVVDAELVLPSYLSFKKVQMYEKYPKGQARGRHWKHLKQIIQAENYQNYPPDEPNYVNIESPPSMHPCKKICDITGFEAPYHDPRTNLRYANTEVFKIIRSLPNEYVQRYLALRNAAIVLK; translated from the exons ATGGAGGCAGAGGTGGTGGATGCAGAGCTTGTGCTGCCAAGCTATCTTAGTTTTAAGAAAGTTCAAATGTACGAGAAATATCCTAAAGGCCAAGCCAGAGGCAGGCACTGGAAACATCTGAAGCAGATAATTCAAGCTGAGAATTACCAGAACTACCCTCCTGATGAACCCAATT ATGTCAATATTGAGTCACCTCCTTCTATGCATCCCTGCAAGAAAATTTGTGATATTACTGGCTTTGAG GCACCTTACCATGATCCTAGAACTAATCTTCGGTACGCAAATACTGaggttttcaaaatcatcaGATCTCTTCCTAATGAGTATGTTCAAAGATACCTGGCTCTAAGGAACGCAGCAATCGTTCTTAAGTAG
- the LOC106761204 gene encoding uncharacterized protein LOC106761204 yields the protein MSLVDYASSSDDDVPEPTEEERKKEEKPQPPPPPPRSQTKAGSSSNQQLENKTHSSRTLVEKLPDASLLLDAPTVSSDLMSASDHFSRVAAAQAENASRKRDSNGMASSTVRSKLPRGNLPHSRNVPETSGGMLLPPQISGRQNIVTEDISKLFVKKHR from the exons ATGTCGCTGGTTGATTACGCTTCCTCTTCAGACGACGATGTTCCAGAACCCACTGAAGAAGAACGCAAGAAAGAGGAGAAACCCCAaccacctcctcctcctcctcgtTCTCA gACTAAAGCTGGATCTTCGTCAAACCAGCAACTAGAAAATAAAACTCACTCATCTCGAACTTTAGTGGAGAAACTTCCTGATGCTTCTCTTCTTTTGGATGCACCCACCGTCTCATCAGATCTCATGAGTGCTAGTGACCACTTCTCTCGAGTTGCCGCAGCTCAAGCTGAAAATGCTTCACGTAAGAGAGACTCAAATGGAATGGCCTCCTCCACTGTTCGTAGTAAACTTCCCAGAGGAAACTTGCCTCATTCAAGGAATGTTCCAGAAACTTCTGGTGGTATGCTACTTCCACCACAGATCAGTGGAAG GCAAAACATTGTTACAGAAGACATAAGCAAGCTCTTTGTCAAAAAACACCGCTAA
- the LOC106760888 gene encoding basic leucine zipper 24 — MDDGNAELSDKLSNNVLFLNPESSSSFQASASVNTVPELCRSSSRTCTHTHTCNPPGPDAAHTHTCYHTHTQIFAPEDDDHTNSKPKRPSGNREAVRKYREKKKAHTAYLEEEVKKLRLVNQQLARKLQGQAVLEAELARLRSILAHLKGKIDSDLGAFPFQKQFNSYILKEGDARTNGLQCQNKLPCFHPHAGSSSQVNICAYGKSVSSWEGNCQPEIVDCHVDANNLTSTEGQTVETVDNFLSSASQE, encoded by the coding sequence ATGGATGATGGAAATGCTGAGCTTTCTGATAAGCTTTCAAATAATGTTCTATTTTTGAATCCAGAGTCATCTAGCAGTTTTCAGGCTTCAGCATCTGTGAACACAGTTCCTGAATTATGTAGGAGTAGCAGCAGAACATGCACTCACACTCACACCTGCAACCCACCTGGCCCTGATGCTGCTCACACACACACGTGCTATCACACTCACACCCAAATTTTTGCACCTGAAGACGATGACCACACCAACTCCAAACCAAAAAGGCCTTCTGGCAACCGAGAAGCTGTTAGGAAGTATAGGGAGAAGAAGAAGGCACACACAGCATACTTGGAGGAGGAAGTTAAGAAATTGCGTTTGGTGAATCAGCAACTAGCGAGAAAACTACAAGGGCAGGCAGTTCTTGAAGCAGAATTGGCAAGGTTGAGGAGCATTTTGGCACACCTAAAGGGGAAAATAGACAGTGATTTGGGTGCTTTCCCCTTTCAAAAGCAGTTTAACTCTTACATTCTGAAAGAAGGGGATGCAAGGACAAATGGCCTTCAGTGTCAGAACAAGTTGCCATGCTTTCATCCACATGCAGGATCATCATCCCAGGTCAACATTTGTGCATATGGTAAGTCCGTGAGTTCATGGGAAGGAAACTGCCAACCTGAAATTGTAGATTGTCATGTTGATGCAAATAATTTGACCAGTACTGAAGGACAAACTGTTGAGACAGTGGATAACTTCTTGTCATCTGCATCTCAAGAGTAA
- the LOC106762593 gene encoding cinnamoyl-CoA reductase 1, with the protein MSSGTGQVACVTGASGYIASWIVKFLLHRGYTVKATVRDPNDPKKINHLLKLDGAKERLHLCKANLLEEGSFDSVVEGCHAVFHTASPFYHDVKDPQVELLDPAVKGTLNVLKSCVKSPALKRVVLTSSIAAVAYNGKPRTPDVVVDETWFSDPDFCRESQMWYTLSKTLAEDAAWKFVKENNIDMVTINPAMVVGPLLQPVLNTSAASILNVVNGVQSFQNASFGWVNVKDVANAHILAYENSSANGRYCLVERVAHYSDVVKILRDLYPTLQLPQKCADNKPYVPIYQVSKEKAKSLGIEFITLEVSLKETVESLKEKKFINFNLSP; encoded by the exons atgAGCAGCGGCACTGGGCAAGTGGCGTGCGTCACCGGCGCTTCCGGTTACATTGCTTCCTGGATCGTCAAATTTCTTCTCCATCGTGGTTACACTGTTAAGGCCACTGTTCGCGACCCAA ATGATCCCAAAAAGATAAATCACTTGCTTAAGCTTGATGGTGCCAAGGAGAGATTGCATCTTTGCAAGGCGAATCTTCTAGAAGAAGGTTCATTTGACTCTGTCGTTGAAGGTTGTCACGCTGTGTTTCACACTGCTTCTCCCTTTTATCACGATGTCAAGGATCCGCAG GTTGAATTGTTGGACCCAGCAGTGAAGGGGACTCTCAATGTTCTGAAATCGTGCGTGAAATCGCCAGCGTTGAAACGCGTCGTTTTAACCTCTTCTATTGCTGCTGTTGCGTACAACGGAAAGCCTCGAACTCCTGATGTAGTGGTTGACGAAACATGGTTTTCCGATCCAGATTTCTGTAGGGAGTCACAG ATGTGGTATACACTTTCAAAGACTTTGGCTGAAGATGCTGCCTggaaatttgtaaaagaaaacaacattgaCATGGTTACAATTAACCCAGCAATGGTTGTTGGACCTCTCTTGCAACCAGTCCTTAATACCAGTGCCGCatcaattttaaatgtagttaatg GTGTGCAATCATTTCAGAATGCATCTTTTGGATGGGTCAACGTGAAAGATGTTGCAAATGCCCATATTCTAGCATATGAAAATTCTTCAGCTAATGGAAGATATTGTTTGGTTGAAAGAGTCGCACATTACTCCGACGTTGTGAAGATTTTACGTGACTTGTACCCAACATTGCAACTTCCACAGAA GTGTGCAGATAATAAGCCATATGTGCCAATATATCAGGTTTCCAAGGAAAAAGCAAAGAGCTTGGGGATTGAATTTATTACTTTGGAAGTGAGCCTCAAGGAGACTGTAGAAAGcttgaaggaaaagaagtttataaattttaatttgtcaccTTAA